A genomic segment from Aspergillus puulaauensis MK2 DNA, chromosome 1, nearly complete sequence encodes:
- a CDS encoding purine-nucleoside phosphorylase (COG:F;~EggNog:ENOG410PFFJ;~InterPro:IPR000845,IPR035994,IPR011270,IPR018099, IPR011268;~PFAM:PF01048;~go_function: GO:0003824 - catalytic activity [Evidence IEA];~go_function: GO:0004731 - purine-nucleoside phosphorylase activity [Evidence IEA];~go_function: GO:0016763 - transferase activity, transferring pentosyl groups [Evidence IEA];~go_process: GO:0006139 - nucleobase-containing compound metabolic process [Evidence IEA];~go_process: GO:0009116 - nucleoside metabolic process [Evidence IEA]): protein MPNHMEQPAYLSNLEKTDEAYSFIKKNLPSILQSPRVAIVCGSGLGGLANTIDSAQRVEIDYSDIPHFPRLTVPGHAGKLVFGLLDNKVPAVLMVGRAHYYEGHSIEQVTFPIRVFKLLGVDTVVLTNAAGGLNPDYVVGDIVLLNDHIFLAGLAGTHPLRGPNCEEFGPRFPPLSDAYDLDLRRQVHKAWQAVAGPKKSNRRLHEGVYAFVGGPSYETRAECRMLRQLGADVVGMSTVPEIVVARHCGIRIIAFSLVTNNAVLSPVPRGDDHLIQERDVKELDTILQEGKANHEEVLEAGRSAAQDMQRLVVHVVSDIFINP from the exons ATGCCAAATCACATGGAGCAGCCTGCATATCTTTCAAACCTCGAGAAGACGGATGAAGCATACAGTTTCATAAAGAAAAATTTACCGAGCATATTGCAAAGTCCCCGTGTAGCTATTGTTTGTGGCTCTGGATTAGGCGGACTTGCAAACACTATTGATAGTGCACAACGAGTAGAAATTGATTATTCTGATATTCCTCACTTCCCTCGTTTGACCG TCCCTGGACATGCTGGTAAGCTTGTGTTTGGACTACTCGACAATAAAGTCCCGGCCGTTTTGATGGTTGGCCGCGCCCA CTACTATGAGGGTCATTCCATAGAACAAGTGACGTTCCCTATTCGTGTTTTCAAGTTGCTGGGGGTTGACACAGTTGTTT TAACAAATGCTGCTGGGGGACTTAACCCAGATTATGTTGTAGGTGACATTGTACTACTAAACGAC CACATTTTTCTCGCTGGTTTGGCGGGTACCCATCCTCTGCGAGGACCTAATTGCGAAGAATTCGGCCCTCGGTTTCCACCTCTATCAGACGCTTATGATCTAGACCTGCGTCGCCAGGTACATAAAGCATGGCAAGCAGTTGCGGGACCAAAGAAAAGTAATCGGAGATTGCATGAAGGCGTCTATGCTTTCGTTGGCGGACCTAG TTATGAGACCAGGGCGGAGTGCCGAATGCTTCGCCAGCTCGGGGCAGATGTTGTGGGAATGTCGACAGTCCCGGAAATTGTCGTTGCAAGACACTGCGGTATCCGTATCATAGCTTTTAGTTTGGTAACAAATAACGCCGTCCTGTCACCTGTCCCTCGCGGGGATGACCATCTCATCCAAGAGAGGGATGTGAAAGAGCTAGACACTATACTGCAGGAAGGAAAAGCTAACCACGAGGAAGTGCTCGAAGCTGGCCGGTCTGCAGCTCAGGATATGCAA AGACTCGTCGTCCATGTTGTCTCGGACATTTTCATTAACCCTTGA
- the RSM10 gene encoding mitochondrial 37S ribosomal protein uS10m (COG:J;~EggNog:ENOG410PMUZ;~InterPro:IPR036838,IPR001848,IPR027486;~PFAM:PF00338;~go_component: GO:0005840 - ribosome [Evidence IEA];~go_function: GO:0003735 - structural constituent of ribosome [Evidence IEA];~go_process: GO:0006412 - translation [Evidence IEA]) codes for MSRLSPHNILLRAGRPLQFFVGSRAPLSTSGQLGNVKDPQSPATKSDGTEEMSTQPRQPFDSPVKEWGERLSDINRNARLPRSVQALYLRPLRRKAEYGLPVCDLQLRSYSVRNLEFFTDFAIRAAYYLKLPVSGPVPLPKITERWTFPRSNFVHKKSQENFERITLRRLIQIKDGNPQVVQAWLAFVRKHAFYGVGMKANVWEHESIEIARNMDQALPEVEKNLELHLSRFGRREDKTFEAGESLSEFLGNERLSLNKGPLAA; via the exons ATGTCACGGCTATCACCCCACAATATTTTATTGCGTGCAGGCAGGCCCTTGCAG TTTTTTGTGGGATCGCGAGCTCCTCTTAGCACGTCTGGCCAGTTAGGCAATGTCAAAGATCCCCAATCTCCTGCAACAAAGTCAGATGGAACAGAAGAAAT GTCAACACAACCTCGACAGCCCTTCGATTCGCCAGTCAAGGAATG GGGAGAACGTCTAAGTGATATCAACCGCAATGCGCGACTACCGAGAAGCGTACAAGCGCTATACCTACGGCCGCTCCGGAGAAAGGCCGAATACGGCCTTCCGGTTTGCGACCTTCAGTTAAGATCGTACAGCGTGCGGAACCTCGAATTTTTCACAGATTTTGCTATTCGAGCTGCCTATTACTTGAAACTCCCGGTCTCTGGTCCTGTCCCCCTACCCAAAATTACCGAGCGATGGACTTTCCCTCGGAGTAATTTTGTACACAAGAAGAGTCAGGAAAATTTTGAACGTATAACCCTTCGCCGGTTGATTCAGATTAAAGATGGGAATCCCCAAGTTGTCCAAGCTTGGCTTGCCTTTGTCCGAAAGCATGCATTCTATGGTGTCGGGATGAAGGCAAATGTTTGGGAGCATGAAAGTATCG AAATTGCGAGAAACATGGACCAAGCTCTTCCCGAGGTTGAAAAAAACCTCGAGCTTCATCTCTCACGGTTTGGCCGTCGTGAAGACAAAACATTCGAGGCAGGGGAATCGTTATCTGAGTTTTTGGGAAACGAGCGGTTATCTTTAAACAAGGGACCACTGGCTGCTTAG